From the genome of Desulfovibrio sp. JY:
AAGAACATCATCGCCATCGCCGCCGGCGTGGCCGACGGGCTGGGGTTCGGCGGCAATGCCCGGGCGGCGCTCATCACGCGGGGGCTTAGCGAAATGAGCCGGCTCGGCAAGGCCATGGGCGGCGAGCGGCAGACCTTCATGGGGCTTTCGGGCATGGGCGATCTGGTGCTCACCTGCACCGGCGACCTGTCCCGCAACCGGCAGGTCGGCCTGCGCCTGGCCAAGGGCCAAAAACTCCTCGACATCCTGGCCGAGATGAAGATGGTGGCCGAGGGCGTCAAGACCACCGAGGCGGTCCATGCCCTGTGCGGCAAGCTCGGCATCGACATGCCGCTGAGCGAGCAGGTCTATGCCATCTTATATAAAGACAAGGACCCGTCCGAGGCCGTCTACGAGCTGATGACCCGTTCGCTCAAGGACGAATAGGTTTAAGTCTTTTCCGATTGGGTTGATTGGGTTGGTCGCTCGATTGGCCGATGACTTGATTTGATTGGTTGGGTGGTCGGCGGGGGCGGGCAGGGCAGCCGCGTGCGGCGCATATTTGAAGAATACGCCTTCGCGTCCGACCTGCCCGCCCCCGTCGGCCCTGGTCACGCGTCCCATCTCCGGCAGCCGTCCTCTTGCCCCGGCCACGTGTCCCCATCACTGGAAGCCGTTCTATTCCCCGGCCGCGCGTCCCCATCGCTAGGACGCCATCCTGTTGTCCCGGCCGCGCGTCCCATCTCCGGAAGCCGTCCAGTCGCCTCGGCCGCGCGTCAGGACCGAATGGCGAATGTCCCTGCACGCAAGACATCGGCTGCGGTTTGTCGGCAAACGCGCCCCCCGCACGAACATCCCTTCGCCAGAAACGACGCCTTCCTGCCCTCGTTCAGGACAAGCCTCCCACCATCTCACGGCACTGAAGAATATCCCTCTTTTCCTGGGAGTTATGCCCCCCCCTTTGAAAGTTTTTGAAGGGGGTCCAGGGGGAAACTTTTTTTAAAAAGTTTCCCCCTGGCCGCCGGAGGCATTTCTTCCCTCTCCCTCCCTCCATCTATTATAATGGCCTGGTTGCCTGGCGGCGGTCATAGACGGCCCGGATGGCGCCTTCGAGTTCCTCGGTGGGGCAGGGTTTGAGCAGGTAATCGGCCGCGCCGCCGGCGATCATGGCCGAGGCGATGTCGACCGAGGCATGGCCGGTGAGCACCAGCACTTCGGCTTCGGGGCAGGCCTGGCGCAAAAGCGGCAGGGCTTCTTCGCCCGAGAGTCCGGGCATCTTCACGTCCAGCACGATCACGTCGCAGGGGGATTGGCCCAGAAGGGCGAGCGCCGCTTCGCCGCCGCCGGCGGCGCGCACGGAAAAGCCGTGGCGCGAGAGCAGCTTGGCCAGGGTTTCGCGAAAGCGTTCCTCGTCGTCCACAATGAGCACACGGATGGGGTCGGCCATTGGGGGGCTCCGTTTTTTGGGGGGACGTAGCGTTACAGGGGCAGGGTCACGGTGAAGGTCGCGCCTTCTCCGGGCGGGCTTGCGGCGGCGAGCGTTCCGCCAAGGCGCGCCACGATGCCGTGGGAGAGCGACAGGCCCAGTCCCGTGCCCTGGCCGGGTTGTTTGGTGGTGAAAAAGGGATCGAAGATCTTGTCCATGTTTGCCGGGGCGATGCCGCTGCCGGTATCGCGCACGGCGACGACGGCCCATTTCCCTTCGCGTCGCGTGGACAGGGTGATGGAGCCGCCTTTCGGCGTGGCGTGCAGGGCATTGGTCAGGAGGTTCAAAATCACCTGTCGCAGGAGCGGCACGTCGGTGCGCACCGGCGGCAGATCGGCCGAGTAGTCGCGCACGATGACCACGTCCCGGCCCCGGGCCTCGCGTTCGACCAAAAGCGCCATGTCCTCGATGACCCGGTCCAGGGCCTCTTCCTGGAGCACGGGGTCCATCTTGCGGGCGAAATTGAGAAGCTTGTGGGTGATCTGGCGGCAACGGTCCACCTGGCTGGCGATTTCGCGCAGGCTGTCGCGGGCGTCGACCAGATCCGCCTCGGCGAGGCAGGGCCCGCCGGCCAGAAGCTCCCGGGCCAGGTCGAGCTCCTGGGTGATGATGGCCAGCGGATTGTTGATCTCGTGGGCTATGCCCGAGGACAGTTCGCCTATCGAGGCGAGCTTTTGGGACTGGAGCAGGCGCAGGTCCATTTCGCGCAGTTCGTGTTCGTGGCGGCGGGTGCGCCGGGCCAGCATCAGGGCCGAGCCGATGCACACGGCGCCGGCGAAAAGGGCCAGGGCGACGTCCACGGCCGGGGGTGTGGCCAAGGTGGCCACCACCGCCGCGCCGGCCAGGGCAGGGGACAGCACGGTGTAGGGCCAAAGGGGCGCGAACGCGCCCGGGTCAACCCTGCCGGGTACGGGCTTCGGTGAGGTTTTTGCGTTCATAGGCTTTGCGGGCCTTTCCCAGCAGTTCCTCGAAGTCCACGGGCTTGAGCACGTAATCGTAAGCCCCGAGCGACATCCCTTCCATGCCGGCCTCCACCGAGGCGTGGCCGGTCAGGATAATGACCTCGACCAGGGGATGGCGTTTTTTTATTTCCCGAAGCACCGTCATCCCGTCCATGCCCGGCATGCGCATGTCGAGGATGACCACATCGAAGTCCTGGCTTTCCATCAGCTCCAGGGCCTGGGCGCCGCTTGCGGCGGCGGTGACCGGAATCTGGCGATAGGTGAAGCGTTTGACCAGGGTTTCGATGAAATCGGCCTCGTCGTCCACGGCCAGTACGCGAAGTCCCATCCGTTCCTCCCCTGCCGCGCTTACAGTTCCTTCCCACGGCGCGGTGCGCTCGGCGTTTTCAGGGAACAGCCGCCATTGGAATCCATCGTTTTTTTTAACCAATGCCTTTTAAAAACACGGCCTCAGGCGTGCAGCGGCAGCGTGATGTGGAAGGTGGTGCCCTGGCCTTCCTCGCTGGTCACATGGATATGGCCGCCCAGTTTCTCGATGATGCTGTAGCTGATAGTGAGCCCGAGCCCGGTTCCCTCGCCGACCTTCTTGGTGGTGAAGAAGGGGTCGAAGATCTTTTCCAGGGCTTCCTTGCCGATGCCCTTGCCGGTGTCGGCGATGGCGATGTCCACCTCGCCGGATTCGGGCAGGGACCGCGTGGTCACGGTGATGGTCCCGTTTTTATCGATGGCGTCTATGGCGTTGTCCATGATGTTGAGGAAGACCTGCTGGAGCTGGGAGGTGTCGGATTCGATGCGGGGCAGGTCGCTTTGGTAGTTGCTGACAAAGGCGATGCCCCGGAAACTGGCCTCGTTTTCCAGAAACGAGCGGGTCTGGTTCAAGAGCAGGTTGACGTCGATGTCCTCCTGGGTGGGCTCCATGCGGCGGGCGAAGCCGAGCAGGCGGTGGGTGACGTCCTTGGCCCGGCGCACGTGGAATTCGATCTTGCTCACGGCGTCGGCGAATTCCTGGAAGTTGGGGCTGGCCTTGATGTCCTCCTCGCTTAGGAGGTCGCGCATCCAGCCGGCCTTTTCCATGATGATGGCCAGGGGGTTGTTGACCTCGTGGGCCACGCCGGCGGCCAGCTTGCCCAGGGCGGCCATTTTGCTCGACTGGGTCAGCGACGCGTCGAGGGCCGCTTTTTCCCGCTCGGCCGAAATCAGCGCCTTGACCGTGCCGCCGGCCACCAGCACCGCCCCGCCGATGATGAGCAGCGTGCCGCCGGCCAGAAGCAGGACGAGCAGCCAGCGCGCCCGGGTCACGGGCAAAAGCTCCTCGCGGGGATCGTCCTTGATCACCAGCAGCCAGTCCTTGTGGTTGAGCCAGGTCATGGCGAAAAGCGAGGTCTGGCCGTCGATGTTCAGGCTGCTCACGCGGGTGCCGGCGAAGCGGGGAATGTCCGGAAAATCGAGGGTGTCGAACATGGCGTGGTCGAAGCGCGGCTTGGTCTGGAACACGTGGTCGGCGGAGAGCAGAAAGGCGTCGCCGGATTTGCCCAGATGGATGCTGCGCACCAGCGAATCGAAAATGTCCGAGTCGATGGCCGCCCGCAGCACCCAGGTCCGGTTGCCTTCGCGGCGGCTGACGGCGATGTTGAAGTGGGGGTATTTGCGAAAGCCCAGAAAGACATCGCTGACGTGAATGCCCTTGGCCATGACCTTTTTGAACCACTCTTCGTGGCCGTAATTGACGCCGAGCAGCTTGTAGGGGCCGATGTAGGAGACGCAGATGCCGTTCTGGTCGATGACCTGCAAATCGAGGAAGGATTTGCTGTGCAGCTGGAGCACGCTGAAGATGTGCTCCAGGTAGTCTTCCTGGGACAGGTCGCGGTAGGATTCGGTCTGGGCCAGATTGGAGAGCTGGGCCACGCGTTCGGCCAGAAAAAGGTCGATGGTGACCTTCTTGTTCTCCACCAGGTTGCTTAAATTGTCGTAGACCTTGTCGGTGTAGGTCACATAAAAGCGATCGTAGAGGACGAGGCCGAGACTGAAGAGGGGAATAAACGAGAACGCCAATGTTATGGCGATGAGTTTCAGGCGTAATTTGCTGAGTTGATCCTGTATCATACGGACGCCTCGCTGGTTATGCCGCCTGGGACGAAAATAGCCCAGGCCCGCCGCGATGGAAAGCGGAGTCGCTTACGCGGCTTCGGCCAGCGGTACGGTGACGGATACCGTACTGCCTTTTCCGGGTTCGCCGGAGATTCGGATGGAGCCTCCGTGGTACTCGACCACGGCCCGCGCTGCCGCCAGGCCGATGCCGAGCCCCGGCATCTTGCCGGTGAGATTGTCGCCGAGCTGGAGAAATTTTTCGAAAACCGCCTCGCGCTTTTCCGGGGGAATGCCGGGGCCGCTGTCCTCCACGCTGATGACGGCCATGGGCCCTTCGCGCGTCACCCGGCAGGCGATGTGCCCGGAGTCGGTGAACTTGACGGCGTTGGAAAAAAGATGGCGCAGCACGTAGACGAGGCGTTCACGGTCGCAGCGAAGCGGCGGCAGGTTGATAGGGATCTCGCTGGCGTACTGCAGCCCCTTTTCCGCGATGGCCCCGGCGAAGGGTGAAACGGCCCGCTCCACGACTTCGGCCGCGTGGACCAAACCTATGGCGAGCGGCGTTTCCCCGGCTTCCAGAGAGGACAGCTCCAGCACGTTGTCGATCA
Proteins encoded in this window:
- a CDS encoding response regulator gives rise to the protein MADPIRVLIVDDEERFRETLAKLLSRHGFSVRAAGGGEAALALLGQSPCDVIVLDVKMPGLSGEEALPLLRQACPEAEVLVLTGHASVDIASAMIAGGAADYLLKPCPTEELEGAIRAVYDRRQATRPL
- a CDS encoding response regulator; translation: MGLRVLAVDDEADFIETLVKRFTYRQIPVTAAASGAQALELMESQDFDVVILDMRMPGMDGMTVLREIKKRHPLVEVIILTGHASVEAGMEGMSLGAYDYVLKPVDFEELLGKARKAYERKNLTEARTRQG
- a CDS encoding GHKL domain-containing protein, with protein sequence MIQDQLSKLRLKLIAITLAFSFIPLFSLGLVLYDRFYVTYTDKVYDNLSNLVENKKVTIDLFLAERVAQLSNLAQTESYRDLSQEDYLEHIFSVLQLHSKSFLDLQVIDQNGICVSYIGPYKLLGVNYGHEEWFKKVMAKGIHVSDVFLGFRKYPHFNIAVSRREGNRTWVLRAAIDSDIFDSLVRSIHLGKSGDAFLLSADHVFQTKPRFDHAMFDTLDFPDIPRFAGTRVSSLNIDGQTSLFAMTWLNHKDWLLVIKDDPREELLPVTRARWLLVLLLAGGTLLIIGGAVLVAGGTVKALISAEREKAALDASLTQSSKMAALGKLAAGVAHEVNNPLAIIMEKAGWMRDLLSEEDIKASPNFQEFADAVSKIEFHVRRAKDVTHRLLGFARRMEPTQEDIDVNLLLNQTRSFLENEASFRGIAFVSNYQSDLPRIESDTSQLQQVFLNIMDNAIDAIDKNGTITVTTRSLPESGEVDIAIADTGKGIGKEALEKIFDPFFTTKKVGEGTGLGLTISYSIIEKLGGHIHVTSEEGQGTTFHITLPLHA
- a CDS encoding two-component sensor histidine kinase, with amino-acid sequence MNAKTSPKPVPGRVDPGAFAPLWPYTVLSPALAGAAVVATLATPPAVDVALALFAGAVCIGSALMLARRTRRHEHELREMDLRLLQSQKLASIGELSSGIAHEINNPLAIITQELDLARELLAGGPCLAEADLVDARDSLREIASQVDRCRQITHKLLNFARKMDPVLQEEALDRVIEDMALLVEREARGRDVVIVRDYSADLPPVRTDVPLLRQVILNLLTNALHATPKGGSITLSTRREGKWAVVAVRDTGSGIAPANMDKIFDPFFTTKQPGQGTGLGLSLSHGIVARLGGTLAAASPPGEGATFTVTLPL